One region of Haloprofundus salilacus genomic DNA includes:
- a CDS encoding TATA-box-binding protein — protein MSDPKDTINIENVVASTGIGQELDLQSVAMDLEGADYDPEQFPGLVYRTQNPKSAALIFRSGKIVCTGAKSTDDVHESLGIVFDKLRELQIPVDEDPEITVQNIVTSADLGRNLNLNAIAIGLGLENIEYEPEQFPGLVYRLDEPKVVALLFGSGKLVITGGKQPVDAEHAVDKIVSRLSELGLLD, from the coding sequence ATGAGTGACCCCAAGGACACCATCAACATTGAGAACGTAGTTGCCTCCACGGGAATCGGGCAGGAACTCGACCTTCAGAGCGTCGCGATGGACCTGGAGGGGGCGGACTACGACCCCGAGCAGTTCCCGGGTCTCGTCTACCGCACCCAGAACCCGAAATCGGCCGCGCTCATCTTCCGATCGGGGAAAATCGTCTGCACGGGCGCGAAATCCACCGACGACGTCCACGAGAGTCTCGGCATCGTCTTCGACAAACTCCGCGAACTCCAGATACCCGTCGACGAGGACCCCGAGATAACCGTCCAGAACATTGTCACGAGCGCCGACCTCGGACGCAACCTCAATCTGAACGCCATCGCCATCGGTCTCGGTCTCGAGAACATCGAGTACGAACCCGAGCAGTTCCCGGGTCTCGTCTACCGCCTCGACGAACCGAAAGTCGTTGCGCTTCTCTTCGGCTCCGGCAAACTCGTCATCACGGGCGGCAAACAACCGGTCGACGCCGAACACGCTGTCGACAAGATCGTCAGTCGGCTCTCGGAACTCGGTCTTCTCGACTGA
- a CDS encoding methyltransferase domain-containing protein: MELAGEDDAFAAYEARAAAGEPDLAAPGVAIARTLDAARARTLAYTRRASDLLGHTDASVESARTLLEAASLSREGTVAVRARDVRGESGISTSAAERELGGVLVDRGYAVDLDDPDNVLRVVFAGERCFVGWQLAESVRDYGSRRPTDRPFFQPGSMAPLDARAFANIAGARPGARILDPMCGTGGTLIEAGLVGATPVGVDAQAKMAAGARTNLDAYVDGDAHVVRGDATSLPFRDDAVDGVVFDAPYGRQSKIARHTLRDLVSGALEEAHRVAPRGVVVADRSWHEEAEDAGWTVDATFERRVHRSLVRHVHVLRDE; encoded by the coding sequence CTGGAACTCGCGGGCGAGGACGACGCGTTCGCCGCCTACGAGGCCCGCGCGGCGGCCGGAGAACCGGATCTCGCCGCGCCCGGCGTCGCCATCGCGCGAACGCTCGACGCGGCGCGCGCGAGAACGCTCGCCTACACCCGCCGAGCGAGCGATCTGCTCGGTCACACCGACGCCAGCGTCGAGAGCGCGCGGACGCTCCTCGAAGCGGCGTCGCTGTCGCGGGAGGGGACCGTCGCCGTCCGCGCCCGGGACGTTCGCGGCGAGAGCGGCATCTCGACGAGTGCAGCCGAGCGCGAACTCGGCGGCGTGCTGGTCGACCGCGGTTACGCCGTCGACCTCGACGACCCCGACAACGTTCTCAGAGTTGTCTTTGCGGGCGAGCGTTGTTTCGTGGGGTGGCAGCTCGCCGAGAGCGTCCGCGACTACGGGAGCAGGCGACCGACCGACCGACCGTTCTTCCAACCGGGGAGCATGGCGCCGCTGGACGCCCGCGCGTTCGCCAACATCGCCGGGGCGAGACCGGGCGCGAGGATTTTAGACCCGATGTGCGGCACAGGCGGCACGCTCATCGAGGCGGGACTCGTCGGTGCGACGCCCGTCGGCGTCGACGCGCAGGCGAAGATGGCCGCCGGCGCGCGGACGAACCTCGACGCCTACGTCGACGGCGACGCCCACGTCGTCCGCGGCGACGCCACGTCCTTGCCGTTTCGCGACGACGCCGTCGACGGCGTCGTCTTCGACGCGCCGTACGGTCGACAGTCGAAGATTGCGAGACACACGCTCCGCGATTTGGTCTCGGGTGCGCTCGAGGAGGCGCACCGCGTCGCCCCGCGTGGCGTCGTCGTCGCCGACCGCTCCTGGCACGAGGAAGCCGAAGATGCGGGATGGACCGTCGACGCGACGTTCGAGCGGCGCGTGCATCGGTCGCTCGTCAGGCACGTCCACGTACTGCGAGACGAGTAG
- a CDS encoding protein sorting system archaetidylserine decarboxylase — protein MVSLIGRLTAAVPRQFAPSMRRYGLPPALLALPLSVLVPPLGLLCVGAALFVVWFFRDPDRVAPESGFVSPADGRVSVIRREGDRVRVGVFMNVTDVHVNRAPADGDVESVTHRPGAHKPAFSKDSMRNERVDIDCGEYEVSLIAGAFARRIHPYVEAGTTFERGQRIGHIAFGSRADVLLPERFDGTDLCVEKGQRVRAGETVIAQES, from the coding sequence ATGGTCTCACTCATCGGACGCCTCACGGCGGCGGTTCCGCGACAGTTCGCCCCGTCGATGCGGCGCTACGGGCTTCCGCCGGCGCTCCTGGCCCTGCCGCTTTCGGTTCTCGTCCCGCCGCTCGGTCTCCTCTGCGTCGGGGCGGCGCTGTTCGTCGTCTGGTTCTTCCGCGACCCCGACCGCGTCGCGCCCGAGTCGGGGTTCGTCTCGCCCGCCGACGGACGCGTCTCCGTGATTCGACGTGAGGGCGACCGGGTGCGCGTCGGCGTGTTCATGAACGTCACTGACGTCCACGTCAACCGCGCGCCCGCCGATGGAGACGTCGAGTCGGTGACTCACCGACCGGGGGCGCACAAACCGGCGTTCTCGAAGGATTCAATGCGAAACGAACGCGTCGATATCGACTGCGGCGAGTACGAAGTGTCGCTCATCGCGGGCGCGTTCGCCCGGCGCATCCACCCGTACGTCGAGGCGGGGACGACGTTCGAACGCGGGCAGCGCATCGGCCACATCGCCTTCGGCAGTCGCGCCGACGTGCTGTTGCCGGAACGGTTCGACGGGACCGATCTCTGCGTCGAGAAAGGTCAGCGCGTGCGGGCGGGTGAGACGGTCATCGCGCAGGAGTCGTGA
- a CDS encoding AAA family ATPase: MNAPLWTDAYAPELADLPQAAVRDRLARTVDEPMNLVVQGPPGAGKTAAVRALARETHEDVENDLVEINVADFFNRTKKELREDPRFESFLAGRSRMAKRDMINRVLKESASYAPVSGDYKTIVLDNAEAIREDFQQALRRVMEQHHRTTQFVITTRQPTKLIPPIRSRCFPVPVRAPTTDETVEVLQRIVDAEGVDYDDDGLEYVAGYAGGDLRKAILSAQATAVAADELTMNAAFETLGDVGDDETLRGVLADAEAGEFKNARKAVDDLLGEGYGGQELLGELLRVARTDYSGDKLARLHRLAGQVDLDLTTGTDARIHVCHLLTEWSPAGGAA, from the coding sequence ATGAACGCCCCCCTGTGGACCGATGCCTACGCACCGGAACTCGCCGACCTCCCGCAGGCGGCGGTTCGCGACCGACTCGCCCGCACCGTCGACGAACCGATGAACCTCGTCGTCCAGGGACCGCCGGGCGCGGGGAAGACGGCGGCGGTTCGTGCGCTCGCCCGCGAAACGCACGAGGACGTAGAGAACGACCTCGTCGAGATAAACGTCGCCGACTTCTTCAATCGAACCAAGAAGGAACTCCGCGAGGACCCCCGGTTCGAGTCGTTTCTCGCGGGTCGCAGTCGGATGGCCAAGCGCGACATGATAAACCGCGTGCTCAAGGAATCGGCGAGTTACGCGCCCGTCTCCGGCGACTACAAGACCATCGTCCTCGACAACGCCGAGGCCATCCGCGAGGACTTCCAGCAGGCGCTTCGCCGCGTGATGGAACAGCACCACCGGACGACGCAGTTCGTCATCACGACCCGGCAACCGACCAAACTCATCCCGCCGATTCGGTCGCGCTGTTTCCCGGTACCGGTACGCGCGCCAACGACCGACGAGACGGTCGAGGTGCTGCAGCGCATCGTCGACGCCGAGGGAGTCGACTACGACGACGACGGCCTGGAGTACGTCGCCGGATACGCCGGCGGCGACCTCCGAAAGGCGATTCTCAGCGCACAGGCAACCGCCGTCGCCGCCGACGAGTTGACGATGAACGCGGCGTTCGAGACGCTCGGCGACGTCGGCGACGACGAGACGCTCCGCGGCGTGCTCGCCGACGCCGAGGCGGGCGAGTTCAAAAACGCCCGCAAGGCGGTCGACGACCTTCTGGGGGAGGGATACGGCGGACAGGAACTGCTCGGCGAACTGCTCCGCGTCGCCCGGACGGACTACAGCGGCGACAAACTCGCCCGCCTTCACCGCCTCGCTGGACAGGTCGATCTCGATTTGACGACGGGCACGGACGCGCGAATCCACGTCTGCCACTTGCTGACCGAGTGGTCGCCCGCGGGTGGGGCCGCATAG
- the rnz gene encoding ribonuclease Z, with protein MRVTFLGTSGAVPTTQRAPSAVLLNREGERLLFDCGEGTQRQMMRFGTGFGVSQLFVTHLHGDHILGIPGLVQSWDFNGRDDPLAIHAPRGSREHIENLVRAGGYRPSYPVRIHEIVPGSTALEEDGYEVRAFRTNHRTRSLGYALVEDDRPGRFDREKAESLGVPVGPKFGKLHEGESVELDDGRVVEPEEVVGKPRPGRTFVYTGDTRPVQETVDIAESADLLIHDATFASDNAGRARQTAHSTAAEAADVAQRAGAKRLALTHISSRYAGDASQLAEEAREAFDGESFVAEDGQRIEIPYPDAE; from the coding sequence ATGCGCGTGACCTTCTTAGGAACCAGTGGGGCCGTCCCGACGACCCAGCGGGCCCCCAGCGCCGTCCTGCTCAACCGGGAGGGCGAGCGCCTGCTGTTCGACTGTGGCGAGGGGACCCAGCGGCAGATGATGCGCTTCGGGACCGGGTTCGGCGTCTCGCAACTGTTCGTCACGCATCTGCACGGCGACCACATCCTCGGTATCCCCGGACTGGTGCAGTCGTGGGACTTCAACGGCCGCGACGACCCGCTGGCCATCCACGCGCCTCGCGGGTCGAGAGAACACATCGAGAACCTCGTCCGCGCCGGCGGCTACCGGCCGAGTTACCCGGTTCGAATCCACGAGATCGTTCCCGGTTCGACGGCGCTGGAGGAAGACGGATACGAGGTTCGGGCGTTCCGGACGAACCACCGGACCCGCTCTCTCGGATACGCGCTCGTCGAGGACGACCGGCCCGGGCGGTTCGACCGCGAGAAGGCCGAATCGCTGGGCGTCCCCGTCGGTCCGAAGTTCGGGAAACTCCACGAGGGCGAGTCGGTCGAACTCGACGACGGCCGCGTCGTCGAACCCGAGGAGGTCGTCGGAAAACCCCGTCCGGGCCGAACGTTCGTCTACACCGGAGACACCCGCCCGGTGCAGGAGACGGTCGACATCGCCGAGAGTGCGGATTTGCTGATTCACGACGCGACGTTCGCCTCCGACAACGCGGGGCGCGCCCGCCAGACCGCCCACTCGACGGCGGCGGAAGCCGCCGACGTCGCCCAGCGTGCGGGCGCGAAACGTCTCGCGCTGACCCACATCTCCTCGCGCTACGCGGGCGACGCCTCACAGTTGGCCGAGGAGGCGAGGGAGGCGTTCGACGGCGAATCGTTCGTCGCCGAGGACGGCCAACGGATCGAGATTCCGTACCCGGACGCCGAGTAG
- a CDS encoding DUF460 domain-containing protein: MNARTRALDSVVFGVDIQSGDVRGDAPSYALVVLDGDEAERDVVSLRKLRRLVEAREPAMLATDNMYELAADKDALVHFLRWLPEGTKLVQVTGAERPEPLSRVASRHGVPYGKKPMKEAEAAARLALGNVGYEVSAFTNTTTVKVSRGRSTGKGGWSQDRYTRRIHGNVRRRAREIESELDKAGLEYERDATEKYGGFSNAIFTVEARPKEIPVSANRSGDVRVEIERERRDGVEFEPLVKRRDRVIVGIDPGTTTAVAVADLDGNVLDVYSTRTDDTAGVVEWLIERGRPTIVAADVQPMPETVEKFRRSFDAVGWAPPTDLPVDEKLHRTRDIDYDNDHERDALAAALFAYDDHENQFARITRKVPPNVDRSEVIARVLADEESVEAVLRELDPNVEDEEEEESTHEPRELTAEEKRIKRLERQVERLEDHADDLKTRLDEKDETIEEYEQELSDARRKERREARERREVNRLERENERLERERDRAEERAGELERKLDRLKTLWKLDHSNFSDVAGDRNLVAVKVVEQFTRGAIERADEQFGLAAGDVVYLRDASGAGRRTAELLAETEPRVVLRDGGLSDAADEVLFDAEIPVGPADDVSMQEVDELAVARESDVEAVVDDWEERAEERRRDQNAAMVDEIISEHRAGNRGK; the protein is encoded by the coding sequence GTGAACGCTCGGACGCGTGCGCTCGACTCCGTTGTCTTCGGCGTCGACATCCAGAGCGGTGACGTTCGCGGAGACGCTCCCTCCTACGCCCTCGTCGTCCTCGACGGCGACGAGGCGGAACGCGACGTGGTCTCGCTGCGAAAGCTGAGACGACTGGTCGAAGCGCGAGAACCGGCGATGTTGGCGACCGACAACATGTACGAACTCGCCGCCGACAAGGACGCGCTCGTCCACTTTCTGCGGTGGCTCCCCGAGGGGACGAAACTCGTTCAGGTGACCGGAGCGGAGCGCCCCGAACCGCTCTCGCGCGTCGCCTCCCGCCACGGCGTCCCCTACGGCAAAAAACCGATGAAAGAGGCGGAGGCGGCCGCCCGCCTCGCGCTCGGCAACGTCGGCTACGAAGTCAGCGCCTTCACGAACACGACGACGGTGAAAGTCTCACGGGGGCGCTCGACCGGCAAAGGTGGGTGGAGCCAGGACCGCTACACCCGCCGCATCCACGGCAACGTGAGGCGTCGCGCCCGCGAAATTGAGTCCGAACTCGACAAAGCGGGGCTGGAGTACGAACGCGACGCGACCGAGAAGTACGGCGGCTTCTCGAACGCAATCTTCACGGTCGAGGCGCGTCCGAAAGAGATCCCCGTCTCGGCGAACCGCTCGGGAGACGTGCGGGTCGAAATCGAACGCGAGCGACGCGACGGGGTCGAGTTCGAACCGCTGGTGAAGCGGCGCGACCGGGTCATCGTCGGTATCGACCCCGGCACGACCACCGCCGTCGCTGTCGCGGACCTCGACGGCAACGTCCTCGACGTCTACTCGACGCGCACCGACGACACCGCGGGCGTCGTCGAGTGGCTCATCGAGCGCGGGCGACCGACCATCGTCGCCGCCGACGTGCAGCCGATGCCCGAGACCGTCGAGAAGTTCCGCCGGAGCTTCGACGCCGTCGGCTGGGCCCCGCCGACGGACCTCCCAGTCGACGAGAAACTCCACCGGACCCGCGACATCGACTACGACAACGACCACGAACGAGACGCGCTGGCGGCGGCACTGTTCGCCTACGACGACCACGAGAACCAGTTCGCCCGCATCACGCGGAAGGTGCCGCCGAACGTCGACCGCAGCGAGGTCATCGCCCGCGTCCTCGCCGACGAGGAGTCCGTCGAGGCGGTGCTCAGAGAGCTCGACCCCAACGTTGAGGACGAGGAAGAAGAGGAGTCGACACACGAGCCGCGCGAACTCACCGCGGAGGAAAAGCGCATCAAGCGCCTCGAACGGCAGGTCGAACGCCTCGAAGACCACGCCGACGACCTGAAGACGCGCCTCGACGAGAAGGACGAGACCATCGAAGAGTACGAGCAGGAACTCTCCGACGCCCGTCGAAAGGAACGACGAGAGGCGAGAGAGCGCCGGGAGGTGAACCGCCTGGAGCGCGAGAACGAGCGACTGGAGCGCGAACGCGACCGCGCCGAGGAGCGAGCCGGCGAACTAGAGCGGAAGCTCGACCGCCTGAAGACGCTGTGGAAACTCGACCACTCGAACTTCTCGGACGTAGCGGGCGACCGGAATCTGGTCGCGGTGAAAGTCGTCGAGCAGTTCACGCGTGGCGCCATCGAACGCGCCGACGAACAGTTCGGACTCGCCGCCGGCGACGTGGTGTACCTCCGCGATGCCAGCGGTGCAGGCCGACGCACCGCCGAACTGCTCGCCGAGACCGAACCACGCGTCGTCCTCCGCGACGGCGGTCTCTCGGATGCCGCCGACGAGGTGCTGTTCGACGCCGAGATTCCTGTCGGTCCCGCCGACGACGTGTCGATGCAGGAGGTCGACGAACTCGCCGTCGCCCGCGAGAGCGACGTCGAAGCCGTCGTCGACGACTGGGAGGAGCGCGCCGAGGAGCGCCGTCGTGACCAGAACGCGGCGATGGTCGACGAAATCATCTCCGAGCATCGCGCCGGAAATCGCGGGAAGTAA
- a CDS encoding AI-2E family transporter, producing the protein MSSHEVRGANVRVVFAGVLVTVLGVISGLMLLPFLTYLLAAALLAFVLYPLQERLSGRIGSQASAAVLVTLSVLGVVLPLGLLLYGLASGGRVVPRELEELPQLRTVDSLVEQYLGVEIAIRSQLNAALGQLSSMLAEQSSGIIGAGVHATLGVLLLVFVIYYLLKDGRQLVQWLKYVTPLPQTVQDELYERTTAMTWAVLKGHVLVAVVQGLVAGVGLFVAGIPNAGFWTLVMMILALVPILGVGIVVGPAVLYLAVVNRLLAAVLLAVYGLTIVALIDDYLRAYLIDRGSALNSAVILVGVFGGIYVLGPMGLFYGPILLGLFKATIEVFDDYYEVLNQP; encoded by the coding sequence ATGTCTTCGCACGAGGTTCGCGGTGCCAACGTTCGTGTCGTCTTCGCCGGTGTGCTGGTGACCGTGTTGGGCGTAATCTCCGGTCTCATGTTGCTCCCGTTTCTCACCTACTTACTCGCCGCCGCGCTGCTCGCGTTCGTGCTCTACCCGCTTCAGGAACGGCTCTCAGGGCGGATCGGCTCGCAGGCCTCAGCGGCCGTCCTGGTTACGCTGTCAGTTCTCGGTGTGGTCTTGCCGCTGGGACTCCTGCTGTACGGGCTGGCGAGCGGTGGACGCGTCGTTCCGCGAGAACTCGAGGAACTACCCCAACTGCGGACGGTCGACTCGCTCGTCGAGCAGTATCTCGGTGTCGAGATAGCGATTCGATCGCAGTTGAACGCCGCACTCGGTCAGCTCTCGTCGATGCTCGCCGAGCAGAGTTCCGGTATCATCGGTGCGGGGGTTCACGCGACGCTCGGCGTGCTCCTCCTCGTCTTCGTCATCTACTACCTGCTGAAGGACGGCCGCCAGTTGGTGCAGTGGCTGAAGTACGTCACGCCGCTCCCGCAAACGGTGCAGGACGAACTGTACGAGAGAACGACTGCGATGACGTGGGCGGTGCTCAAAGGACACGTCCTCGTAGCCGTCGTTCAGGGTCTCGTCGCCGGTGTCGGGCTCTTCGTCGCCGGCATCCCGAATGCTGGCTTCTGGACGCTCGTGATGATGATACTCGCGCTCGTCCCGATTCTCGGTGTCGGCATCGTGGTTGGACCGGCGGTGCTCTACCTCGCGGTCGTGAACCGATTACTCGCGGCGGTCCTGCTCGCGGTGTACGGACTGACCATCGTCGCGCTCATCGACGACTACCTCCGGGCGTACCTCATCGACCGAGGCTCGGCGCTCAATTCGGCGGTCATCCTCGTGGGCGTCTTCGGCGGGATCTACGTCCTTGGCCCGATGGGGCTGTTCTACGGGCCGATTCTGCTCGGACTGTTCAAGGCGACCATAGAGGTGTTCGACGACTACTACGAGGTGCTGAATCAGCCGTGA
- a CDS encoding tyrosine--tRNA ligase, whose translation MDAYERITRNASEVVTEDEVRALAESPEGKRAYVGYEPSGVLHIGHMLTATKLIDLQEAGFEVTVLLADVHAYLNDKGTFEEIRETAERMKEQFVAYGLDESKTEFVLGSEFQFDREYTLDLHALELNTSMSRAERAMAEIKSGETVKVSQAVYPLMQALDIVYLNVDLAIGGMEQRKVHMLARDTLPNIGEESPTCLHTPLIADLGTGIGKMSSSKGVTISMEDTTEEIEEKVNGAYCPPTADPDPDDQGNERENPVLQIFEYHVFPRFETVVVERPEKYGGDLEYDDYESLAADLESGELHPADAKGALATYLDELVAPGRERIRRAER comes from the coding sequence ATGGACGCCTACGAGCGAATCACCCGGAACGCCTCCGAGGTGGTCACCGAGGACGAGGTGCGCGCGCTAGCTGAATCACCCGAGGGCAAGCGGGCGTACGTGGGCTACGAGCCGTCTGGCGTCCTCCACATCGGCCACATGCTGACGGCGACGAAACTCATCGACCTGCAGGAGGCGGGCTTCGAGGTGACCGTGCTTCTGGCCGACGTCCACGCCTACCTCAACGACAAGGGGACGTTCGAGGAGATTCGCGAGACCGCAGAGCGCATGAAGGAACAGTTCGTCGCCTACGGTCTCGACGAGTCGAAGACCGAGTTCGTGCTCGGCTCCGAGTTCCAGTTCGACCGCGAGTACACGCTCGACCTCCACGCGCTCGAACTGAACACGTCGATGTCGCGCGCCGAGCGGGCGATGGCCGAGATAAAGAGCGGCGAGACGGTGAAAGTCTCGCAGGCGGTCTACCCGCTGATGCAGGCGCTCGACATCGTCTACCTCAACGTGGACCTCGCAATCGGCGGGATGGAGCAGCGCAAGGTCCACATGCTCGCCCGCGACACGCTCCCGAACATCGGCGAGGAGTCGCCGACCTGCCTGCACACGCCGCTGATCGCCGATCTTGGCACTGGCATCGGCAAGATGTCGTCTTCGAAAGGCGTCACCATTTCGATGGAGGACACCACCGAAGAGATCGAGGAGAAGGTCAACGGCGCGTACTGCCCGCCGACGGCCGACCCCGATCCCGACGACCAGGGCAACGAGCGCGAGAACCCGGTGCTCCAGATCTTCGAGTATCACGTCTTCCCACGTTTCGAGACGGTGGTCGTCGAACGCCCCGAGAAGTACGGCGGCGACCTTGAGTACGACGATTACGAGTCGCTGGCGGCTGACCTCGAATCCGGCGAGTTACACCCGGCGGACGCGAAGGGCGCGCTGGCGACGTACCTCGACGAACTCGTCGCACCGGGTCGCGAGAGGATTCGCCGAGCCGAGCGGTAG
- a CDS encoding DUF7470 family protein, whose amino-acid sequence MLDKLGTSGILGIVLLLAGIGIVAYQAPIVAAGLALVLAGVGLVAQGILKSTMQAFGF is encoded by the coding sequence ATGCTCGACAAACTCGGTACGTCCGGGATTCTCGGTATCGTCCTGCTGCTCGCCGGAATCGGTATCGTCGCCTATCAGGCGCCCATCGTCGCCGCCGGTCTCGCGCTTGTGCTGGCGGGCGTCGGTCTCGTCGCGCAGGGAATCTTGAAAAGTACGATGCAGGCGTTCGGGTTCTGA
- the eif1A gene encoding translation initiation factor eIF-1A, with translation MSENEGRNDLRMPNDDEEFAVVTNMLGANRVKVRCADGTERTARIPGRMQKRIWIREDDVVLVEPWDWQDEKADVTWRYKKQEAEQLREEGHIQ, from the coding sequence ATGAGCGAGAACGAAGGGCGTAACGACCTTCGAATGCCGAACGACGACGAGGAGTTCGCGGTCGTAACGAACATGCTCGGCGCAAACCGCGTGAAGGTCCGCTGCGCGGACGGCACGGAACGAACCGCTCGCATTCCCGGGCGGATGCAGAAACGCATCTGGATTCGCGAAGACGACGTCGTCCTGGTCGAACCGTGGGACTGGCAGGACGAGAAAGCCGACGTGACGTGGCGCTACAAGAAGCAGGAAGCCGAGCAGTTGCGCGAGGAAGGACACATTCAGTAG
- the rio1 gene encoding serine/threonine-protein kinase Rio1: protein MTDEFGLIAPDAVDGFGDEWEEIDVSDTEADRIARRRDREFSKFRKRIKDADQFKVEQSVFDDATFAAIYKLVQDGYIEAFGGPISTGKEANVYEALGDDDTDVAVKIYRINASNFQQMREYLEGDPRFEGIGNDKGKIVLAWVRKEFANLERAQKAGVRVPTPIAVERNVLVMELVGLVEERARRLAEVNVENPQTAYEVVREYMRRLHGAGLVHGDLSEYNMIIHEGELVIIDLGQAVTVHHPNAEEFLDRDCENVAKFFSRQGLDVTGEQLREYVTEVEPEP from the coding sequence ATGACAGACGAGTTCGGCCTGATAGCGCCCGACGCCGTCGACGGCTTCGGAGACGAGTGGGAGGAGATAGACGTCTCCGACACGGAGGCCGACCGTATCGCACGCCGCCGGGACCGCGAGTTCAGCAAGTTCAGAAAACGCATCAAAGACGCCGACCAGTTCAAAGTCGAACAATCGGTGTTCGACGACGCCACCTTCGCGGCCATCTACAAACTGGTTCAGGACGGCTACATCGAGGCGTTCGGCGGCCCAATCTCGACGGGGAAGGAAGCGAACGTTTACGAGGCGCTCGGAGACGACGACACCGACGTTGCGGTGAAGATTTATCGAATAAACGCCTCGAACTTCCAACAGATGCGCGAGTACCTCGAAGGCGACCCGCGCTTCGAGGGCATCGGCAACGACAAGGGGAAGATCGTGCTCGCGTGGGTCAGAAAGGAGTTTGCCAACCTCGAACGCGCCCAGAAGGCGGGCGTCCGCGTCCCGACACCCATCGCCGTCGAGCGGAACGTCCTCGTGATGGAGCTCGTCGGACTCGTCGAGGAGCGTGCGCGCCGTCTCGCGGAGGTAAACGTCGAAAATCCGCAGACCGCGTACGAAGTCGTCCGCGAGTACATGCGCCGCCTCCACGGCGCCGGACTGGTCCATGGCGACCTCTCGGAGTACAACATGATCATCCACGAGGGCGAACTCGTCATCATCGACCTCGGGCAGGCGGTGACGGTCCACCACCCCAACGCCGAAGAATTCCTCGACCGCGACTGCGAGAACGTCGCGAAGTTCTTCTCACGGCAGGGTCTCGACGTGACCGGCGAGCAGTTGCGCGAGTACGTCACCGAAGTCGAACCCGAACCGTAG
- a CDS encoding tryptophan--tRNA ligase: MHDFTVTPYSVEGAVDYDRLLDQFGADALTDEQLSDFPQPPHPLLRRGVFYAGRDVERFTSAANRDETVSVVTGRGPSGPMHLGHVLPFYFAKWLQAETGAYVYVPLSDDEKYFAKDLDFEEIHEHTRENLRDLVAVGFDPERTRFVVDTADSDVIYPLAAEFAKDITPATVEATYGDPPNVGLGFYPAVQATHLLLPQLLYGRHPTLVPIAVDQDPHIRVCRDIAGKQRYDVEKPGALLSKFLPRLGGGGGKMSSSGDEPTIYLMDDRETVHEKVSKYAFSGGRADIDEHREKGGDPDADVAYQLLFSFFEEDDETVERLAREYRAGELLSGEMKQYAAGRIADFLEMHQSRRPEGSIRDAVEPYRLTDAERARLRPDVFGAE, encoded by the coding sequence ATGCACGACTTTACCGTCACGCCGTACAGCGTCGAGGGAGCGGTCGACTACGACCGTCTCCTCGACCAGTTTGGCGCGGACGCGCTGACAGACGAACAGCTATCCGACTTCCCGCAACCGCCGCACCCGCTGCTCCGACGCGGCGTGTTCTACGCCGGACGCGACGTGGAGCGCTTCACGAGCGCCGCCAACCGGGACGAGACCGTCTCGGTTGTCACCGGGCGCGGTCCATCGGGACCGATGCATCTCGGTCACGTCCTGCCCTTCTACTTCGCGAAGTGGTTGCAGGCGGAGACGGGTGCGTACGTCTACGTCCCGCTCTCGGACGACGAGAAGTACTTCGCCAAAGACCTCGACTTCGAGGAGATACACGAACACACCCGCGAGAATCTTCGGGATCTGGTCGCCGTCGGCTTCGACCCCGAGCGGACGCGCTTCGTCGTCGACACTGCGGATTCAGACGTGATCTACCCGCTCGCCGCCGAGTTCGCGAAGGACATCACGCCCGCGACGGTGGAGGCGACGTACGGCGACCCGCCGAACGTCGGCTTGGGTTTCTACCCGGCGGTGCAGGCGACGCATCTCCTGTTGCCGCAACTGCTCTACGGCCGTCACCCGACGCTCGTCCCCATCGCCGTCGACCAGGACCCCCACATCCGCGTCTGCCGCGACATCGCGGGCAAGCAGCGCTACGACGTCGAAAAACCGGGCGCGCTGCTATCGAAGTTCTTGCCCCGATTGGGCGGCGGGGGCGGCAAGATGAGCAGTTCGGGCGACGAACCGACCATCTACCTCATGGACGACCGCGAAACCGTCCACGAGAAGGTGTCGAAATACGCCTTTTCGGGCGGGCGGGCGGACATAGACGAACACCGCGAGAAAGGTGGTGATCCCGACGCGGACGTCGCCTATCAACTGCTGTTCTCGTTCTTCGAAGAGGACGACGAGACGGTCGAGCGACTCGCCCGGGAGTACCGCGCCGGGGAGTTGCTGAGCGGCGAGATGAAGCAGTACGCCGCCGGGCGAATCGCCGACTTCCTCGAGATGCACCAGTCGCGACGACCCGAGGGCTCGATTCGAGACGCAGTCGAACCGTACCGCCTGACCGACGCCGAACGAGCGCGGTTGCGACCGGACGTGTTCGGCGCAGAGTGA